A stretch of Bradyrhizobium sp. AZCC 2262 DNA encodes these proteins:
- a CDS encoding ABC transporter substrate-binding protein has product MSKRKILVSFAVLCMLSTAAVAEGPKAGGVVNAVIQPEPPSLMVGLVQNGPTQMVAGNIYEGLLRYSPKLDPLPGLAESWTVSEDGKIYTFKLVKGATWHDGKPFTSADVLFSIDFLKQTHPRARGNLVQLDKVEAPDESTVVFTLKQPFGPFIGIFEVGSLPMIPKHIYEGTDFKTNPANNTPVGTGPFMFKEWQKGSFIRLVKNPNYHVKGKPNIDEIYWHVIPDAAARSVAYETGKVDVLPGGSVENFDVPRLSKLKNTCVTGAGWEFFSPHSWLWLNNRAGPTANKKFRQALMFAIDRNMAKDVVWNGLGKVATGPSGSAIKYYTGAVPKYDYDPAKAKALLKEAGYNGEKLRMLPLPYGETWQRWAEMVRQNLQDVGVNVEMVATDVPGWNQKVSEWDYDIAFTYLYQYGDPALGVGRNYISSQIAKGSPFNNVEGYSNPEIDKLFADGAVAFPDAAREEIYAKAQKILVEDVPVAWMLELQFPTITRCSVKNLVTTGIGVNDGFRDAWIEK; this is encoded by the coding sequence ATGTCCAAGCGAAAGATATTGGTGAGCTTTGCCGTGCTTTGCATGCTGAGTACCGCGGCAGTAGCCGAGGGACCGAAGGCAGGCGGCGTCGTCAATGCCGTGATTCAGCCGGAGCCGCCAAGCCTGATGGTGGGTCTGGTCCAGAACGGCCCGACGCAGATGGTGGCCGGCAACATCTATGAAGGCCTGCTGCGCTACAGCCCCAAACTGGATCCCCTGCCCGGCCTCGCCGAGAGCTGGACGGTCAGCGAGGACGGCAAGATCTACACGTTCAAGCTGGTCAAGGGCGCGACCTGGCATGACGGCAAGCCGTTCACTTCCGCAGACGTCCTGTTCTCGATCGACTTCCTGAAGCAGACCCACCCACGGGCGCGCGGCAATCTGGTGCAGCTCGACAAGGTCGAGGCTCCGGATGAATCGACCGTCGTCTTCACGCTGAAGCAGCCGTTCGGCCCCTTCATCGGCATCTTCGAGGTCGGCTCGCTGCCGATGATTCCGAAGCACATCTATGAAGGCACCGATTTCAAGACCAACCCGGCCAACAACACGCCTGTCGGCACCGGCCCCTTCATGTTCAAGGAATGGCAGAAGGGTTCGTTCATCCGCCTGGTCAAGAATCCGAACTACCACGTCAAGGGCAAGCCCAACATCGACGAGATCTACTGGCACGTGATTCCGGATGCCGCCGCGCGTTCGGTCGCGTATGAGACCGGCAAGGTCGACGTGCTGCCGGGCGGCTCGGTGGAAAATTTCGACGTGCCGCGCCTGAGCAAGCTCAAGAACACCTGCGTCACCGGAGCGGGCTGGGAATTCTTCAGCCCACATTCCTGGCTGTGGCTCAACAACCGCGCAGGGCCAACCGCAAACAAGAAATTCCGTCAGGCGCTGATGTTTGCGATCGATCGCAACATGGCCAAGGACGTGGTCTGGAACGGCCTCGGCAAGGTCGCCACCGGCCCGTCGGGCTCGGCGATCAAGTACTACACCGGCGCGGTGCCGAAATACGATTACGATCCGGCCAAGGCCAAGGCGCTGCTCAAGGAAGCCGGCTACAACGGCGAGAAGCTGCGCATGCTGCCTTTGCCCTATGGCGAGACGTGGCAGCGCTGGGCCGAAATGGTTCGCCAGAACCTGCAGGACGTCGGGGTCAACGTCGAGATGGTCGCGACCGACGTCCCCGGCTGGAATCAAAAAGTCAGCGAGTGGGACTACGACATCGCCTTTACCTATCTCTATCAGTATGGCGATCCCGCGCTCGGCGTCGGCCGCAACTACATCTCCAGCCAGATCGCCAAGGGCTCGCCGTTCAACAACGTCGAAGGCTATTCGAACCCCGAAATCGACAAGCTGTTCGCCGACGGCGCGGTCGCCTTCCCCGATGCAGCGCGCGAGGAGATCTACGCCAAGGCGCAAAAGATTCTCGTCGAGGACGTGCCGGTGGCGTGGATGCTCGAACTACAATTCCCGACCATCACCCGCTGCAGCGTCAAGAACCTGGTCACGACCGGCATTGGCGTGAACGACGGCTTCCGCGACGCCTGGATCGAAAAGTAA
- a CDS encoding ABC transporter permease, translating to MISFIAQRIAKAIVVLLALVVLNFFLIRLAPGDPALVMAGEAGAGDQIFLAQLREKFGLDQPLPVQLFLYVKGILSLDLGFSFRQQMPVATLILQRLPATLLLTGTAFAISLAFGIVFGALAARFAGTWADTAITVLALVFYATPLFWVALMAILLFSVTMDWLPSFGYETVGANYTGLAHVLDVAAHLILPATTIGLFFMATYARMTRASMLEVNRLDFVKTARAKGLSDTVIQRRHVLRNALLPVVTLAGLQAGTLVGGAVLTETVFAWPGIGRLMYEALLQRDYNLLLGVFVVCSAMVLAFNLITDLVYRSVDPRIEFAS from the coding sequence ATGATTTCCTTCATCGCCCAGCGGATCGCGAAGGCCATTGTCGTGCTTCTCGCGCTCGTCGTTCTCAACTTCTTCCTAATCCGGTTGGCGCCGGGCGATCCGGCGCTAGTGATGGCGGGCGAAGCGGGCGCAGGCGATCAGATTTTCCTAGCGCAGCTGCGCGAGAAATTCGGCCTCGACCAGCCGCTGCCGGTGCAGCTGTTTCTTTATGTCAAAGGCATCCTCAGCCTCGATCTCGGATTCTCGTTTCGCCAGCAGATGCCGGTCGCAACCCTGATCCTGCAGCGCCTGCCGGCAACGCTGTTGCTGACGGGGACCGCGTTCGCGATTTCGCTGGCCTTCGGCATCGTGTTCGGCGCACTGGCGGCGCGCTTTGCCGGCACCTGGGCCGATACCGCAATCACGGTGCTGGCGCTGGTCTTCTACGCCACGCCGCTGTTCTGGGTGGCGCTGATGGCAATCCTGCTGTTTTCGGTCACGATGGATTGGCTGCCAAGTTTTGGCTACGAGACGGTGGGCGCAAACTATACCGGGCTTGCACATGTGCTCGACGTAGCCGCCCACCTCATCCTACCGGCGACGACCATCGGCCTGTTCTTCATGGCCACCTATGCCCGCATGACGCGCGCCTCGATGCTCGAGGTCAACAGGCTCGACTTCGTCAAGACCGCGCGCGCCAAGGGCCTGTCCGACACGGTGATCCAGCGCCGTCACGTGCTGCGCAACGCGCTGTTGCCGGTGGTGACGCTCGCGGGTCTGCAGGCCGGCACGCTGGTCGGCGGCGCGGTTCTGACCGAGACCGTGTTCGCATGGCCGGGTATCGGCCGCCTGATGTACGAAGCGCTGCTGCAGCGCGACTACAATTTGCTGCTCGGCGTCTTCGTCGTCTGCTCGGCCATGGTGCTGGCCTTCAACCTGATCACGGATCTTGTCTACCGCTCCGTCGATCCCCGCATCGAGTTCGCCTCATGA
- a CDS encoding ABC transporter permease — MRPVWRMLLRNPGGMIGVAILTIAIAVALVGPLLFPTSPWRMVQRPFLPPFTMANLPLGTDALGRDVMAGIIYGARVSLLVGLISTLASLAVGIPLGATAGYFGGKIDDALMRFTEFFQTVPSFALAIVLVAIMQPSIVSIVVAIAIVSWPPVARLVRGEVLSQRTREYVQAAVVTGQTNWWIIWREILPNALSPVIVLASLMVATAILLESSLSFLGLGDPNLMSWGYMVGAGRTVIRQAWWITVFPGIAILVSVLALNLIGEGLNDALNPRLAKGGR; from the coding sequence ATGAGACCGGTCTGGCGAATGCTGTTGCGCAATCCCGGCGGCATGATCGGCGTCGCGATCCTGACGATTGCGATTGCGGTTGCGCTGGTTGGTCCGTTGCTGTTTCCGACCTCACCCTGGCGCATGGTACAGCGGCCGTTCCTGCCACCGTTCACCATGGCCAACCTGCCGCTCGGCACTGATGCGCTCGGGCGCGACGTAATGGCGGGCATCATCTACGGCGCGCGCGTCTCGCTGCTGGTCGGCCTGATCTCGACGCTCGCATCGCTGGCGGTCGGCATCCCGCTCGGCGCGACGGCCGGATATTTCGGTGGGAAGATCGACGATGCCCTGATGCGCTTCACCGAGTTCTTCCAGACCGTCCCGAGCTTTGCACTCGCAATCGTGCTCGTCGCGATCATGCAGCCCTCCATCGTGTCGATCGTGGTCGCTATCGCCATCGTCAGCTGGCCCCCGGTGGCGCGGCTGGTGCGCGGCGAAGTGCTGTCGCAGCGCACGCGCGAATATGTCCAGGCGGCGGTCGTGACCGGCCAGACCAACTGGTGGATCATATGGCGCGAGATCCTGCCGAACGCGCTGTCGCCGGTCATCGTGCTGGCCTCGCTGATGGTCGCAACCGCAATCCTGCTGGAGTCCTCGCTCTCCTTCCTCGGGCTCGGCGATCCCAATTTGATGTCATGGGGCTACATGGTCGGCGCCGGCCGCACCGTGATCCGCCAGGCCTGGTGGATCACGGTATTCCCCGGCATCGCCATTCTGGTCTCGGTGCTGGCGCTGAACCTGATCGGTGAAGGCCTCAACGACGCACTCAATCCCCGCCTCGCCAAGGGAGGGCGCTGA
- a CDS encoding ABC transporter ATP-binding protein, with product MSVVIRNLKLALPPGGDRPYAVDGVSFELAAGKILCVVGESGSGKSMCAHALMGLLPDTVTAEAGEILFEGKNLLSLGPAEWLALRGRGIAMVFQEPMTALNPLMRIGDQIAEMFEAHDLLTPKERRQKALALIGEVGLPDPERAVRAYPHQLSGGQRQRAMIAMALALEPAVLVADEPTTALDVTTQAQILKLIRDLQRRRNMAVMFITHDFGVVAEIADRVVVLQHGKVVEQGTADDVLLRAQHPYTRALLAAVPILQPPPRTPLLDRSKAVEVIGLGKTYVSGGGWFRSERRVQAAKEVSFDIFRGETLGLVGESGSGKSSVARLVMRLIEPDAGTVRIGDVDLTRISGKALREQRRRIQMVFQDPFASLNPRRKVGNIITDGPIAHGVDPAAARKRAGELLSLVGLNASAMERFPHEFSGGQRQRIGIARALALDPEILVADEAVSALDVSVQAQVLDLLEDLKGRLGLSMLFITHDLRVAAQICDRIAVMQHGAIVELKSAALLFAAPEHAYTRELLSAVPGQTSSSKAA from the coding sequence ATGAGCGTCGTCATCAGGAACCTGAAGCTAGCGCTGCCGCCCGGTGGCGATCGCCCTTATGCCGTGGACGGCGTTTCGTTCGAGCTTGCCGCCGGCAAAATCCTCTGCGTGGTCGGCGAATCCGGCTCCGGCAAGTCGATGTGCGCGCATGCGCTGATGGGCCTCTTGCCGGACACGGTGACGGCTGAAGCCGGTGAGATCCTGTTCGAGGGCAAGAACCTGTTGTCGCTCGGGCCAGCGGAATGGCTGGCGCTGCGCGGCCGCGGCATCGCCATGGTGTTCCAGGAGCCGATGACGGCGCTCAATCCGCTGATGCGCATCGGCGACCAGATCGCCGAAATGTTCGAGGCGCATGATCTCCTGACGCCAAAGGAGCGCCGGCAAAAGGCCCTCGCCTTGATCGGCGAAGTCGGTCTGCCCGATCCTGAACGCGCGGTGCGCGCCTACCCCCATCAACTGTCCGGCGGCCAACGCCAGCGAGCGATGATCGCCATGGCGCTGGCGCTGGAGCCGGCCGTGCTGGTGGCCGACGAACCGACCACCGCCCTCGACGTCACGACGCAGGCGCAGATCCTCAAGCTGATCCGCGACCTGCAGCGCCGTCGCAACATGGCCGTCATGTTCATCACTCATGATTTCGGCGTCGTCGCCGAAATTGCGGATCGCGTGGTCGTGCTTCAGCACGGCAAGGTGGTCGAACAGGGTACGGCCGATGATGTGCTGCTGCGCGCCCAGCATCCCTATACCCGCGCCTTGCTTGCTGCGGTTCCCATCCTGCAGCCGCCGCCGCGGACGCCCCTGCTCGACCGCAGCAAGGCGGTGGAGGTGATCGGCCTCGGTAAGACCTATGTCAGCGGGGGCGGCTGGTTTCGCAGCGAGCGCCGCGTGCAGGCGGCCAAAGAAGTCAGTTTTGACATTTTTCGCGGCGAGACGCTCGGTCTGGTCGGCGAATCCGGCTCCGGAAAATCGTCTGTCGCACGCCTCGTCATGCGGCTGATCGAACCCGACGCCGGCACCGTCCGTATCGGCGACGTCGATCTCACCCGGATCAGTGGAAAGGCGCTGCGCGAGCAGCGCCGCCGCATCCAGATGGTTTTTCAGGATCCATTCGCCTCGCTCAATCCACGCCGAAAGGTCGGCAACATCATCACTGACGGACCGATCGCGCATGGCGTCGATCCGGCGGCAGCGCGCAAGCGTGCCGGCGAACTACTCAGCCTGGTCGGCCTCAATGCGAGCGCGATGGAACGCTTTCCGCATGAATTTTCCGGCGGCCAACGGCAGCGCATCGGCATTGCGCGGGCGCTGGCGCTCGATCCGGAAATCCTGGTCGCCGACGAAGCGGTCTCCGCGCTCGACGTGTCGGTGCAGGCGCAGGTGCTCGACCTGCTGGAAGACCTCAAGGGCCGGTTGGGCTTGTCGATGCTGTTCATCACCCATGACCTGCGCGTGGCCGCGCAGATTTGCGACCGTATTGCGGTGATGCAGCACGGCGCGATCGTCGAACTCAAATCGGCGGCGTTGCTGTTTGCGGCCCCCGAGCACGCCTACACGCGCGAACTGCTTTCCGCGGTGCCCGGCCAGACGTCATCGTCCAAGGCGGCATGA
- a CDS encoding 2-hydroxyacid dehydrogenase → MHCILVSKSLDLRGYLGPQFMRAADRIEIVSHPHEGPATDVRLAVAWHPPDDAFERYPNLQAVCSIGAGVDNILACPSLRPDVDVIRVVDPTQAQMMSGFVAWHVIGHQRRFATYQAQQREERWQRLGPRRTQDVPVGILGFGEIGRRVAADLALLGFPVMAWSRTAKLASQGVHGFHGAAGLEAMLGQTEVLVNLLPLTSETKGILNRKTFGRMFRGGYLIQVGRGEHLVEADLLAALEDGQLAGAALDVFATEPLPPRHPFWRHPNIVVTPHDACEVSVEAIGATFRATAEAIRAGRRPPHSIDRERGY, encoded by the coding sequence ATGCACTGCATCCTGGTTAGCAAAAGCCTCGATCTCCGCGGCTATCTCGGTCCGCAGTTCATGCGCGCCGCCGACCGCATCGAAATCGTCAGCCACCCGCACGAGGGTCCGGCAACGGATGTCCGACTGGCGGTCGCCTGGCATCCGCCGGATGACGCGTTCGAACGCTATCCCAATCTGCAGGCGGTCTGCTCGATCGGCGCCGGCGTCGACAACATTCTGGCGTGCCCCAGTCTGCGCCCCGATGTCGACGTGATCCGCGTCGTCGACCCCACGCAGGCGCAGATGATGTCCGGCTTCGTCGCCTGGCACGTCATCGGCCATCAGCGGCGCTTTGCGACCTATCAGGCGCAGCAGCGCGAGGAACGCTGGCAACGTCTCGGCCCGCGCCGGACACAGGATGTGCCGGTCGGGATTCTAGGGTTTGGCGAAATCGGCCGCAGGGTCGCCGCCGATCTCGCTTTGCTTGGTTTCCCGGTCATGGCGTGGAGCCGAACCGCAAAGCTTGCGTCGCAAGGCGTGCACGGCTTTCATGGCGCTGCCGGCCTTGAGGCTATGCTGGGTCAAACCGAAGTTCTGGTGAACCTGCTCCCTCTTACATCGGAGACCAAAGGCATCCTCAACCGCAAGACATTCGGGCGCATGTTTCGAGGCGGTTACCTGATCCAGGTCGGCCGCGGCGAGCATCTGGTCGAAGCCGATCTGCTCGCCGCGCTGGAGGACGGCCAGCTTGCCGGCGCTGCGCTCGATGTGTTCGCGACCGAGCCATTGCCGCCGCGGCATCCGTTCTGGCGACATCCCAACATCGTCGTCACGCCTCATGATGCCTGTGAAGTCAGCGTGGAAGCGATCGGGGCGACGTTTCGCGCGACCGCGGAAGCAATACGCGCCGGCCGGCGCCCACCGCACTCCATCGACCGCGAACGCGGCTACTGA
- a CDS encoding GNAT family N-acetyltransferase, whose translation MTENNNNAKALSLHELFESEPTENLIGNLRTRSGLHSFGRDLLPITINSDPSLPTCYLCCPSVAYIDYARDELRHFSDFRLLSSMLDAVVRLGYPLIRAAQLDRQVQINNWLLATNPIPDVTGSTLEATTREIVLANPGHVVIWRSLNDYSDRDAIRIFRQAGYRMFPARQIYMFDCRDTQPKLHRDERRDTALLENGEFTLVSSSEFREDDYIRAQVLYQHLYLEKYTWLNPHYTPAFMKSMHANGILEFQGLRAEDGRLAGVIAFFDTGRTMTAPIVGYDSALPQAKGLYRMLMALAAQRARKRKMLYNMSAGAASFKRNRGGVAALEYSAVYNIGLSPGRRLAALLVRKILEWVGVPVLRSFEL comes from the coding sequence GTGACTGAAAACAACAACAACGCCAAGGCGCTTTCGTTGCACGAACTGTTCGAGTCAGAGCCGACCGAAAACCTGATCGGCAATCTCCGCACCAGGTCCGGCCTGCACAGCTTCGGTCGCGATCTTCTCCCCATCACGATCAACAGCGATCCTTCCCTGCCTACCTGCTATCTGTGCTGCCCGTCGGTTGCCTATATCGACTACGCGCGCGACGAATTGCGCCACTTCTCGGATTTCCGGCTGCTCTCGAGCATGCTGGATGCCGTCGTGAGGCTCGGATATCCCCTGATTCGGGCCGCTCAGCTCGATCGGCAGGTGCAAATCAATAACTGGCTGCTCGCCACCAATCCGATCCCCGACGTGACGGGGTCTACACTTGAAGCCACGACGCGGGAGATCGTTCTGGCCAATCCCGGGCACGTCGTCATCTGGCGATCTCTGAATGACTACAGCGACCGGGACGCCATACGCATCTTTCGTCAAGCCGGATACCGGATGTTTCCGGCCCGCCAGATTTACATGTTCGACTGCAGGGACACCCAACCGAAGCTTCATCGCGACGAACGGCGCGACACAGCTCTGTTGGAAAACGGCGAGTTCACACTCGTCTCCTCGTCAGAGTTTCGCGAAGACGATTACATTCGCGCGCAAGTGCTCTACCAGCATCTCTATCTTGAGAAATACACCTGGTTGAACCCGCACTATACGCCTGCGTTCATGAAATCGATGCATGCGAACGGCATCCTCGAATTTCAGGGACTTCGCGCCGAAGACGGTCGGCTGGCCGGCGTGATCGCTTTTTTCGACACCGGCCGCACCATGACGGCCCCGATCGTCGGATATGACAGCGCCCTTCCCCAGGCGAAAGGTCTTTATCGCATGCTTATGGCGCTGGCGGCGCAGCGCGCGCGGAAACGGAAGATGCTGTACAACATGAGCGCCGGCGCCGCTTCCTTCAAGCGAAACCGTGGCGGCGTCGCTGCGCTCGAATATTCCGCCGTCTACAATATCGGGCTTTCGCCAGGACGCCGGCTGGCGGCGCTTCTGGTCAGAAAGATACTGGAATGGGTCGGCGTTCCCGTTCTCCGGAGCTTTGAATTGTGA
- a CDS encoding Rieske 2Fe-2S domain-containing protein: MTDRTSSWYAVALSRAVSRTPHRVLIAGQAFVIFRSGGALRCLTDRCPHRFAPLSLGRVVADTIECPYHGWRFDGTGRCRAVPGLLEPVPNVIVPPHAVREANGLVYISPEAARGEPYPGVLSGPGTVSSVVENRVRSSLIDVAENILDATHTHFTHSGILRGLSSRRYNVKVTVTGGDGWVEARYEGEPRQEGIISRLLEGERSISVGRFIAPGVAELEFWGRGRINLSTTFHLRQEDDEHVHGFGVLAGPMQGGLGYLKAVLFKPLFHIALRQDQTILTAARQNRLPDAKPVVGRLDILRPHIEAILRGERPSVADAPTELTMEL, from the coding sequence GTGACTGACCGGACATCAAGTTGGTATGCGGTCGCCCTGAGCCGCGCGGTCAGCCGAACACCGCACCGTGTGCTGATTGCCGGACAGGCGTTTGTCATCTTTCGATCAGGTGGCGCCTTGCGTTGCCTCACCGATCGTTGCCCGCACCGCTTCGCACCGCTGTCACTCGGGCGGGTGGTCGCGGACACCATCGAATGCCCCTATCATGGCTGGCGGTTCGACGGAACCGGCCGATGCCGGGCCGTGCCCGGGCTGCTGGAGCCGGTACCAAACGTCATCGTGCCCCCGCATGCGGTTCGCGAAGCCAATGGCCTGGTCTATATTTCGCCGGAAGCCGCGCGCGGCGAGCCATATCCCGGCGTGCTTTCGGGCCCGGGCACCGTCAGCAGCGTCGTTGAAAACCGGGTTCGCTCGAGCCTGATCGACGTCGCCGAAAATATCCTCGACGCCACCCACACCCATTTCACCCACAGCGGCATTTTGCGCGGCCTGAGCAGCCGCCGCTACAACGTCAAGGTCACCGTGACTGGCGGCGACGGTTGGGTCGAAGCCCGCTACGAGGGAGAACCGCGACAGGAGGGCATTATCAGCCGCCTGCTCGAAGGCGAACGATCGATCAGTGTCGGCCGCTTCATCGCGCCCGGGGTCGCCGAACTCGAGTTTTGGGGGCGTGGCCGGATCAACCTGTCGACGACATTTCATCTCCGCCAGGAAGACGACGAGCACGTCCACGGTTTCGGCGTTCTGGCGGGTCCAATGCAAGGCGGCCTCGGATATCTCAAGGCTGTCTTGTTCAAGCCGCTCTTTCACATCGCGCTGCGCCAGGATCAAACAATCCTGACGGCTGCGCGGCAAAACAGATTGCCGGACGCCAAACCCGTGGTGGGGCGGCTTGACATCCTGCGGCCTCACATCGAGGCCATTTTACGCGGCGAACGCCCCTCTGTCGCGGACGCGCCCACCGAACTCACGATGGAACTGTGA
- a CDS encoding F390 synthetase-related protein: MTSRTKLALAFLRTHLLHRWLNSRDRITRWQNWNLERLRRHAVAHAAFYRELGNLPFYDFPIVGKREVMNRFEAFNQLGLSAAEGWAMIERGDAPAGHDIGCSTGTSGNRGLYLISDAERFVWLGTIVAKALPISLRKPHRVAIVLPRTSRLYDAANESRVLKLLFVDLRNGLASAAEALVAFKPTVVVGPPKALRWFAENGVAIAPRRMFSSAEVLDPPDRRLIEQHFKLKLREIYMATEGLFGVSCEYGTLHLAEDVVHFEFEQIAGAPDLVTPIVTDFTRRTQITARYRMNDILRLDRKRCPCGSALQAVAEIIGRRDDAFALPNRDSSKPSVVLTPDVLRNAVLAAHPGIDDFRIRLAEENRIEVVLPVQMSRDVGEIARAEVAQACIRAGTSPEVALRYDALLPRNDIKLRRVENCLKPGIS, from the coding sequence GTGACCTCACGGACGAAACTGGCTTTGGCGTTCCTGCGAACGCATCTGCTTCATCGCTGGCTGAACAGCCGCGATCGGATTACGAGATGGCAGAACTGGAATCTGGAGCGCCTGCGGCGCCATGCGGTTGCGCATGCGGCGTTCTATCGTGAGCTCGGCAATTTGCCGTTTTACGATTTTCCGATCGTCGGAAAGCGCGAGGTCATGAACCGTTTTGAGGCCTTCAACCAGCTTGGGCTGTCGGCAGCCGAAGGCTGGGCGATGATCGAGCGCGGTGATGCGCCGGCGGGGCACGATATCGGCTGCAGCACCGGAACAAGCGGCAACCGCGGCCTTTATCTGATCTCGGATGCGGAGCGCTTCGTCTGGCTTGGAACCATTGTTGCCAAGGCACTTCCGATCTCGCTGCGGAAGCCGCATCGGGTCGCCATTGTGCTTCCGCGAACCTCACGCCTTTATGACGCCGCCAATGAATCGAGAGTCTTGAAGCTTCTTTTTGTCGATCTGCGGAACGGCCTGGCGTCGGCGGCCGAGGCCCTGGTCGCATTCAAGCCGACGGTCGTGGTCGGCCCACCGAAGGCGTTGCGGTGGTTCGCGGAAAACGGCGTTGCGATTGCGCCGCGACGGATGTTTTCAAGCGCGGAGGTGCTCGACCCTCCTGATCGCCGGCTGATCGAGCAGCATTTCAAGCTGAAACTGCGGGAAATCTATATGGCGACGGAAGGCCTGTTCGGCGTGTCCTGCGAATATGGAACGCTGCATCTGGCCGAGGATGTCGTCCACTTCGAGTTCGAGCAAATCGCCGGCGCGCCCGATCTGGTTACGCCGATCGTGACGGACTTCACCCGCCGGACCCAGATCACGGCGCGCTACCGCATGAACGACATCCTCCGTCTCGATCGGAAACGCTGTCCTTGCGGTTCGGCGCTGCAGGCCGTCGCCGAAATCATCGGACGGCGCGACGATGCCTTCGCGTTGCCGAACCGGGATTCGTCGAAGCCTTCGGTGGTGTTGACGCCCGACGTGCTGCGCAATGCCGTGCTGGCGGCGCACCCTGGTATCGACGATTTTCGTATCCGTCTAGCGGAAGAAAATCGTATCGAGGTCGTTCTGCCGGTCCAGATGTCGCGCGACGTCGGCGAGATCGCGCGCGCCGAAGTCGCGCAGGCCTGCATCCGTGCCGGAACGTCTCCTGAAGTTGCCCTGCGGTATGATGCCTTGCTGCCCCGAAACGACATCAAGCTTCGGCGCGTCGAAAATTGCCTGAAGCCAGGCATTTCATGA
- a CDS encoding MBL fold metallo-hydrolase, which produces MKLFNSAHIDVFAGLVRRGAGLKIIRLSVRYGLIDLKERGLCLVDTGMGTEVTRGPRTAALRFYSSVLRPDLNANAAPEAMLRNMGATADDVRLVVVTHFHADHISSLRAFSRAGIIACGDATRRVLAMSSAAALHHGIFRELIPHDFERRLLPLQGMRRLPTGTVLGEGYDLFGGGAYLAVPLPGHAFGHFGIFWRDETGPVIYATDAAWTTGALLDDATPWISSAVVFDDRRAGRATQRLLREFRREDGRLLLCHDIEEAAS; this is translated from the coding sequence ATGAAGCTTTTCAACAGCGCGCATATCGATGTGTTTGCCGGGCTCGTCAGGCGAGGCGCAGGGCTGAAGATCATCAGGCTGTCCGTCCGATATGGCCTGATTGATCTGAAGGAGAGAGGTCTGTGCCTTGTCGATACCGGCATGGGAACGGAGGTCACGCGCGGACCGCGGACTGCCGCCTTGCGGTTCTATAGTTCGGTGCTTCGCCCGGACTTGAATGCGAACGCGGCGCCGGAGGCCATGCTTCGGAACATGGGAGCCACCGCGGACGATGTCCGTCTTGTCGTCGTCACCCATTTCCACGCCGATCACATCTCAAGCCTGCGTGCATTTTCGCGCGCGGGGATCATTGCCTGTGGCGACGCGACGCGTCGGGTTTTGGCCATGAGTTCGGCTGCGGCCTTGCACCACGGGATATTCAGGGAATTGATCCCGCACGATTTCGAGCGCCGGCTGCTACCGCTTCAGGGCATGCGACGGTTGCCGACCGGCACGGTGCTCGGCGAAGGATATGATCTGTTCGGTGGTGGGGCCTATCTGGCGGTGCCGTTGCCGGGACATGCCTTTGGCCATTTCGGAATCTTCTGGCGAGACGAAACCGGTCCGGTCATCTACGCCACCGATGCCGCCTGGACGACTGGGGCGCTACTCGACGACGCGACGCCCTGGATTTCCAGCGCCGTCGTTTTCGACGACCGCCGCGCCGGCCGGGCAACCCAGCGCCTGCTCAGGGAATTCCGGCGCGAGGATGGCCGGCTTTTGCTCTGCCACGATATCGAGGAAGCGGCATCGTGA